Proteins co-encoded in one Firmicutes bacterium CAG:345 genomic window:
- a CDS encoding putative patatin-like phospholipase (product inferred by homology to UniProt): MKQINIGLVLSGGGARGAYQLGVMLAMEKYGLTKNVSAIAGGSIGSFSMMGFLMKDYYRAYQTFKDMNSERVLGYKRNIINKIPILGQGLFTRDNLITYLLKNYNLGNLVNTDIPLYVSAAKETKDFIKVNYETEYFKINHLRNDEVLKILLASSAIPYVFDEVKINNNYYVDCMKADSEPFLPLLKENIDCLFIVPLTNSHVTAKYKNLNIPVVDFESLELRNSPIINMLAFEPDKVDAFLNCGYYTGINLLQALTNKKGKLKDLPPYSSLESLGINFIPERLLTIDEIILDVKNGEIKNEKQKYIK; encoded by the coding sequence ATGAAACAAATAAATATAGGTTTGGTCTTATCTGGTGGTGGCGCAAGAGGAGCATATCAACTCGGCGTAATGTTAGCCATGGAAAAATACGGTTTAACCAAAAATGTTTCCGCTATAGCTGGAGGTTCAATCGGCAGTTTTTCAATGATGGGCTTTTTAATGAAAGATTATTATAGAGCCTATCAAACTTTTAAAGATATGAACTCTGAAAGAGTTTTAGGATATAAAAGAAATATCATCAATAAAATTCCTATATTAGGTCAAGGACTTTTCACTAGAGATAATCTCATAACTTATCTTTTAAAAAATTATAATTTAGGAAATTTAGTCAATACAGATATCCCTCTTTATGTTTCAGCAGCCAAAGAAACAAAAGATTTTATAAAAGTAAATTATGAAACAGAATATTTTAAAATCAACCATTTAAGAAATGATGAAGTATTAAAAATTCTTTTAGCTAGTTCAGCAATACCTTATGTTTTTGATGAAGTAAAAATCAATAATAATTATTATGTCGACTGCATGAAAGCAGATAGTGAACCATTTCTCCCCTTATTAAAAGAAAATATCGATTGTCTTTTCATTGTACCTTTAACAAATAGTCATGTTACTGCAAAATATAAGAATTTAAATATACCTGTTGTCGATTTCGAATCATTAGAATTAAGAAATTCACCAATTATAAATATGCTAGCTTTTGAGCCAGATAAAGTAGATGCTTTTTTAAATTGTGGATATTATACAGGAATAAATCTTTTACAAGCTTTAACAAACAAAAAGGGAAAACTAAAAGATCTCCCTCCATATTCTTCTTTAGAATCATTAGGAATCAATTTTATTCCTGAAAGACTATTGACAATTGATGAAATTATACTAGATGTAAAAAATGGAGAAATAAAAAATGAAAAACAAAAATATATCAAATGA
- a CDS encoding unknown (no significant homology to UniProt) yields MKNKNISNEKMKIILEEISSPDGKYFGGVTAYLCAEFALALLEKLNFRIARKNDENSSFFLNSGKKASSLKEYSDYLASNDGDIFKKMFELPQEEKNIFLKNVIIEQNKFLNEILLLQEDIKKACSIIKGSVKEDYFMVDEILTSSYKNINTIIKFEEKKIK; encoded by the coding sequence ATGAAAAACAAAAATATATCAAATGAAAAAATGAAAATTATCCTTGAAGAAATATCTTCGCCTGACGGCAAATATTTTGGGGGAGTTACAGCATATCTTTGTGCTGAATTCGCATTGGCTTTATTAGAAAAATTAAATTTTAGAATTGCTAGAAAAAATGATGAAAATTCAAGTTTCTTTTTAAATAGTGGAAAAAAAGCATCATCTTTAAAAGAATATTCTGACTACTTAGCTTCTAATGATGGTGATATTTTCAAAAAAATGTTCGAACTTCCTCAAGAAGAAAAAAATATTTTTTTAAAAAATGTCATAATTGAACAAAATAAATTTTTAAATGAAATACTTCTCCTCCAAGAAGATATAAAAAAAGCCTGTTCGATAATTAAAGGAAGTGTGAAAGAAGACTACTTTATGGTTGATGAAATATTAACTTCTTCATACAAAAATATTAATACTATTATTAAATTTGAAGAAAAAAAGATTAAATAA
- a CDS encoding unknown (no significant homology to UniProt): MATNNEKVESIKELKIFLKYMIEHNKKHFLEMQDLEKKISSINKSADNKFLSAMDSFQEGIKKLEDTFDIVKEL, encoded by the coding sequence ATGGCAACTAATAATGAAAAAGTTGAATCAATCAAAGAATTGAAAATTTTCTTAAAATATATGATTGAACACAACAAAAAACATTTTTTAGAAATGCAAGATCTTGAAAAGAAAATATCTTCTATCAATAAATCTGCCGATAACAAATTTTTAAGTGCCATGGATTCTTTCCAAGAAGGAATAAAAAAATTAGAAGATACCTTCGATATAGTTAAAGAACTTTGA
- a CDS encoding unknown (no significant homology to UniProt), translating into MCLSTAYLNKMDSKSILMNNVMKIDYKNGFYYLTDLMERTMEIKGKLLSANLVDGYVIFQEE; encoded by the coding sequence ATGTGTCTATCTACTGCCTATTTAAATAAAATGGATTCTAAATCAATACTGATGAATAATGTCATGAAAATTGATTATAAGAATGGTTTTTATTATCTTACTGATTTAATGGAAAGAACAATGGAGATAAAAGGTAAATTATTGTCAGCCAATCTTGTCGATGGCTATGTTATTTTCCAGGAGGAATAA
- a CDS encoding cO dehydrogenase maturation factor (product inferred by homology to UniProt), giving the protein MEKKTVIIAFCGKGGVGKTSISALTIRLLKEKYPDKKILAIDADPAIGLSTSLGVEAASTVDDIRKLFIKHVEDGDQKAAIEMLGEAKYQIFDALVEINNISFLAIGRPESAGCYCKVNAYLKEVINLISKNYDFVVIDGEAGIEQINRRVMEKVTHLILVSDASKKGLEVTKTIEKVARELVMFEKVGLIINRVTSMDIVEHLNLGDLNLLGVIPDDRNMTLSDVRGDSIFMLDEKSQFVQETKKALKKLEIL; this is encoded by the coding sequence ATGGAAAAAAAGACAGTTATTATTGCCTTTTGTGGAAAAGGCGGAGTTGGAAAAACTTCTATTTCCGCTCTTACTATAAGATTGCTTAAAGAAAAATATCCTGATAAAAAAATTTTAGCAATAGATGCTGATCCAGCTATTGGTCTATCAACAAGTTTAGGCGTCGAAGCAGCTTCAACTGTTGACGATATCAGAAAATTATTTATTAAACATGTTGAAGATGGTGACCAAAAAGCCGCTATTGAAATGCTTGGAGAAGCCAAATATCAAATATTTGATGCCTTAGTAGAGATTAATAATATTTCTTTTCTCGCCATAGGAAGACCTGAATCCGCAGGATGCTACTGCAAGGTAAATGCATATTTAAAAGAAGTAATCAATTTAATTTCAAAAAATTATGATTTTGTTGTCATCGATGGAGAAGCGGGAATAGAACAAATAAACCGCAGAGTCATGGAAAAAGTTACACACTTAATTTTAGTTAGTGACGCTTCTAAAAAAGGCTTAGAAGTAACAAAAACCATCGAAAAAGTGGCCAGAGAATTAGTTATGTTTGAAAAAGTTGGTTTAATTATTAATAGAGTTACTTCTATGGATATTGTAGAACATCTAAATTTAGGAGATTTAAATCTTTTAGGAGTTATACCTGATGACCGAAATATGACTCTAAGTGATGTTAGAGGAGATTCGATTTTCATGCTAGATGAAAAATCGCAATTTGTTCAAGAAACCAAAAAAGCTCTAAAAAAATTAGAAATATTATAA
- a CDS encoding benzoyl-CoA reductase/2-hydroxyglutaryl-CoA dehydratase subunit BcrC/BadD/HgdB (product inferred by homology to UniProt), which translates to MKDLKHLYYFERLLDDANNELVRQAKEEGKKCIGSVCYQIPEVLLNLPGTFSVRLRAPRTGSLEMGTYYLTSFLCEYTRALLERAIEGGYQFLDCILAPDGCTMINRCVENMELLKTMPDEKFFFEYLEVPMKADDNGLSLYVSECREKVLNSLHNHFGIDVSDKSLRKAVEDHNEICKLITEIGEYRKEDNPKITGYEFHILTMATYVCPHYLLIGKLKETLEELKTRVPDEKKKFRARVVVVGSEVDDVDMIKLVEESGALVVADRFCFGSLPGREVIKLNNTEDVLTQICRHYMYACMCPRHMNMDKIKHRKAYVDEIAKEYKADGIIYEQMKFCDPWAYERMTGTYILREEYKYPVLSIDRPYSVGSSGQIRTRVQAFVESIEIKKIQGGTK; encoded by the coding sequence ATGAAAGATTTAAAACATTTGTATTATTTTGAACGACTTTTAGATGATGCTAATAATGAGTTAGTTCGTCAAGCCAAAGAAGAAGGAAAAAAATGTATTGGAAGTGTTTGCTATCAAATACCAGAAGTTCTTCTTAATTTACCTGGAACTTTTTCTGTTCGTTTAAGAGCACCAAGAACTGGATCATTAGAGATGGGAACGTATTACCTTACTTCCTTTCTTTGCGAATATACTAGAGCTTTGTTAGAAAGAGCTATAGAAGGCGGATATCAATTTTTAGATTGCATTTTAGCTCCAGATGGTTGCACTATGATAAATCGCTGCGTTGAAAACATGGAATTATTAAAAACCATGCCTGATGAAAAATTCTTCTTTGAATATTTAGAAGTTCCAATGAAAGCCGATGATAACGGATTATCATTATATGTATCAGAATGTCGAGAAAAAGTATTGAATTCATTGCATAATCATTTTGGTATTGATGTATCTGATAAGTCTTTGAGAAAAGCTGTAGAAGATCACAATGAAATCTGTAAATTAATAACTGAAATCGGTGAATACCGCAAAGAAGATAACCCAAAAATTACTGGGTATGAATTCCATATATTAACAATGGCAACTTATGTATGTCCACATTATTTATTAATAGGTAAACTTAAAGAAACATTAGAAGAATTAAAAACTCGCGTGCCAGATGAAAAGAAAAAATTCCGTGCTCGAGTTGTCGTAGTTGGTTCTGAAGTAGATGATGTTGATATGATTAAATTAGTAGAAGAATCTGGGGCTCTTGTTGTTGCCGATCGTTTTTGTTTCGGCTCTTTGCCAGGTCGTGAAGTTATAAAATTAAACAATACTGAAGACGTTTTAACACAAATCTGTCGTCATTATATGTACGCTTGCATGTGCCCTAGACATATGAATATGGATAAAATTAAACACAGAAAAGCTTATGTCGATGAAATTGCCAAAGAATATAAAGCTGATGGAATCATCTATGAACAAATGAAATTCTGTGATCCATGGGCCTATGAAAGAATGACAGGAACTTATATCCTTCGTGAAGAATATAAATACCCAGTTTTATCAATCGATAGACCTTATTCTGTAGGTAGTTCTGGTCAAATAAGAACTCGTGTTCAAGCTTTCGTTGAAAGCATTGAAATTAAAAAGATCCAAGGAGGTACCAAATAA
- a CDS encoding putative uncharacterized protein (product inferred by homology to UniProt) — MGKKVGSEKLGSFYSGGRVRKRREWRGIKDTFYDYCC; from the coding sequence ATGGGAAAGAAAGTAGGAAGCGAAAAACTTGGTAGCTTCTATAGCGGTGGAAGAGTAAGAAAACGTAGAGAATGGAGAGGCATTAAAGATACATTCTATGATTATTGCTGCTGA
- a CDS encoding putative uncharacterized protein (product inferred by homology to UniProt): MWMLAKFIVKPANLKGFFRYRWMLNYLAVPMMIDKHTVGLRGEHLRIAHAEYDLVAQDVAQLLNRCFHADRRCGNNEKLSKKIVVLDENEMFCIMCGFPNLYAVSWETAAVYVSVLLNGSAVTHYLDVVQEMGMPGDVCPMPAAEAGVAIDEDMPIFGACAIQCNTTCDGSLMGNGIMARKYEEYGIPTFQIAAPLRHTEKGVQKYAAQEIRNAIAFIEKHTGEKWDWHHYFECAKRFNEETRNRVGWMEMSRTMYPQVIGANLALYSETTYMAVAGRAEAFVKADRKITKLAQKAFNRKAMIVPEYRHRAIIWGVQAQFYTDFLPWLQNCWGILPLVDMLSLVYFDQISEDDPEQAIYDIAKLYEEMIMRNRTHGGYEVLLDDLWRFCEYYKADMVILWEHIACKALDGMHGLFEQRAREHGIRLIWVNHDLMDPRVISKQSVRDDVNRYMRSVMREEPIDPSLEIIDDAKSW; this comes from the coding sequence ATGTGGATGTTAGCTAAATTCATTGTTAAACCAGCAAACTTAAAAGGATTTTTCCGCTATCGTTGGATGCTGAACTATTTAGCTGTTCCAATGATGATTGATAAACACACTGTTGGTTTAAGAGGAGAACATTTAAGAATTGCTCATGCCGAATATGATTTGGTTGCTCAAGACGTTGCACAATTATTAAATAGATGTTTCCACGCTGATAGACGCTGTGGCAACAATGAGAAATTATCTAAGAAAATCGTTGTTCTCGATGAAAATGAAATGTTCTGCATCATGTGTGGTTTCCCAAATCTTTATGCAGTAAGCTGGGAAACTGCTGCTGTTTATGTCTCTGTTCTTTTAAATGGTTCTGCAGTCACTCATTATCTTGACGTTGTACAAGAAATGGGGATGCCTGGAGATGTTTGCCCAATGCCAGCTGCTGAAGCAGGTGTAGCTATCGATGAAGATATGCCAATATTTGGTGCTTGTGCCATTCAATGTAATACAACTTGCGATGGATCTTTAATGGGCAATGGAATAATGGCTAGAAAATATGAAGAATATGGTATTCCAACATTCCAAATCGCCGCACCTTTAAGACATACTGAAAAAGGTGTTCAAAAATACGCTGCGCAAGAAATACGTAATGCAATTGCTTTCATTGAAAAACACACTGGTGAGAAATGGGATTGGCATCATTACTTTGAATGTGCAAAAAGATTCAACGAAGAAACAAGAAATCGTGTTGGATGGATGGAAATGTCAAGAACGATGTATCCACAAGTCATCGGTGCAAATTTAGCTCTTTATTCTGAAACTACTTATATGGCTGTTGCTGGTAGAGCTGAAGCCTTTGTTAAAGCTGATAGAAAAATAACTAAGTTAGCACAAAAAGCTTTCAACAGAAAAGCAATGATTGTTCCTGAATATCGCCATAGAGCAATAATTTGGGGTGTTCAAGCTCAATTTTATACTGATTTTCTCCCTTGGTTACAAAATTGCTGGGGAATATTACCTTTGGTCGATATGTTGAGTTTAGTCTATTTTGATCAAATTTCAGAAGATGATCCTGAACAGGCTATCTATGATATCGCTAAACTTTATGAAGAGATGATCATGAGAAATCGTACTCATGGTGGTTATGAAGTATTATTAGATGACCTTTGGAGATTCTGTGAATACTACAAGGCTGATATGGTTATTCTTTGGGAGCATATTGCCTGCAAAGCTTTGGATGGTATGCATGGATTATTCGAACAAAGAGCAAGAGAACATGGAATTCGCTTAATTTGGGTCAATCACGATCTCATGGATCCTCGTGTTATTTCCAAACAAAGTGTAAGAGATGATGTCAATAGATACATGCGTTCTGTGATGAGAGAAGAACCAATTGATCCAAGCTTAGAAATAATAGATGATGCCAAATCATGGTAA
- a CDS encoding coA-substrate-specific enzyme activase putative (product inferred by homology to UniProt), with product MKYFGGCDSGSTYTKCVIIDENGKMVANITLRSRINSVLSAEDALNQAIEQVSDLHSPKDLTYLVGTGYGRNKVPFADENISEISCHAMGVHVADPNVKAIIDIGGQDVKGIAVDKDGTVLNFAMNDKCAAGTGRFFEAMARAFEMDLDQFSKLSLKAKNIIPITAQCTVFAESEVISLVGEGKPMDEIAAGIEFSVAKRCFVMAKKAGAVDNVTLTGGCAKNEGLKEAIEKVLHLKVVNLPIDPQLMGALGAAEFARQKGLAK from the coding sequence ATGAAATATTTTGGTGGTTGTGATTCAGGTAGTACATATACAAAATGTGTAATTATTGATGAAAACGGAAAAATGGTAGCCAATATCACTTTAAGAAGCCGTATCAATTCTGTTTTAAGTGCTGAGGATGCTTTAAATCAAGCTATAGAACAAGTTTCCGATTTACATTCTCCTAAAGATTTAACATATTTAGTCGGAACCGGATATGGTAGAAACAAAGTTCCTTTTGCCGATGAAAACATTTCAGAAATTTCTTGCCATGCTATGGGCGTTCATGTTGCTGATCCTAATGTAAAAGCAATTATCGATATCGGCGGACAAGATGTTAAAGGTATAGCAGTCGATAAAGATGGAACAGTTTTAAACTTTGCAATGAATGATAAATGCGCAGCTGGTACAGGAAGATTCTTTGAAGCCATGGCAAGAGCATTTGAAATGGATTTAGATCAATTTTCCAAACTTTCATTAAAAGCTAAAAATATAATTCCTATCACTGCACAATGTACAGTTTTTGCTGAAAGTGAAGTTATTTCTTTAGTCGGCGAAGGAAAACCTATGGATGAAATTGCTGCTGGTATTGAATTTTCTGTTGCAAAACGTTGCTTTGTTATGGCAAAAAAAGCCGGTGCTGTTGATAATGTTACATTAACAGGCGGATGTGCTAAAAACGAAGGATTAAAAGAAGCTATTGAAAAAGTATTACACTTAAAAGTAGTAAACTTGCCTATCGATCCACAATTAATGGGTGCTTTAGGCGCTGCTGAATTCGCCCGTCAAAAAGGTTTAGCAAAGTAG
- a CDS encoding putative uncharacterized protein (product inferred by homology to UniProt) → MIIGIALIVLSWTLFKSLGLFLWASIVLTVVGSILAFFGLLFIVYFFNLDMKLTSFLESKFIKLYDKKKKNRKI, encoded by the coding sequence ATGATAATAGGAATAGCATTAATTGTTCTTTCTTGGACATTATTTAAATCATTAGGCTTGTTTTTATGGGCTAGTATTGTTCTTACAGTCGTCGGATCAATTTTAGCTTTCTTCGGTTTATTATTTATAGTTTATTTCTTCAATTTAGATATGAAATTAACATCATTTTTAGAATCTAAATTTATCAAACTCTATGATAAAAAGAAGAAAAATCGTAAAATTTAA
- a CDS encoding cO dehydrogenase/acetyl-CoA synthase beta subunit (product inferred by homology to UniProt), whose protein sequence is MNIFDGIIDEILKITAEYHQISYEYKIAKNFIEESNQFFFKNDIGIALGGEQKFGLSSTLVTSNLNYVKTDTITIIGNELSDLEKTTDYARIVIAEIDDSKYKSSNDIYQLVRKIDYARYHFNLKGVMLRASSMNKKESLIINKTSLKNGIKLQDIAEYMINIYKKNSAIKKVHLIFINQNNFPYNKLEDICEKSENITKALDHLANNIKMDCHSCSLQVVCNEVEKKVKEDFQ, encoded by the coding sequence ATGAATATATTTGATGGTATCATTGATGAAATATTAAAAATAACAGCAGAATATCATCAAATTTCTTATGAATATAAAATTGCAAAAAATTTTATTGAAGAAAGCAATCAATTTTTCTTCAAAAACGATATTGGCATAGCATTAGGTGGAGAACAAAAATTTGGATTGAGTTCGACACTTGTTACAAGCAATTTAAACTATGTAAAAACTGATACAATTACAATAATTGGAAATGAATTAAGCGATTTAGAAAAAACAACAGATTATGCCCGTATTGTAATAGCAGAAATAGATGATAGCAAATACAAGTCAAGCAATGATATTTATCAATTAGTAAGAAAAATTGATTATGCAAGATACCATTTTAATTTAAAAGGGGTAATGCTAAGAGCTTCTTCGATGAATAAAAAAGAAAGCTTAATTATTAATAAAACTTCTTTAAAAAACGGAATCAAATTGCAAGACATTGCTGAATACATGATAAATATTTATAAGAAAAATAGTGCAATTAAAAAAGTACATTTAATTTTCATCAATCAAAATAACTTTCCATATAACAAATTAGAAGATATATGTGAGAAAAGCGAAAATATCACAAAAGCCTTGGATCACTTAGCAAATAATATAAAAATGGATTGCCATTCTTGTTCACTTCAAGTTGTTTGCAATGAAGTTGAAAAGAAAGTTAAAGAAGATTTTCAATAA
- a CDS encoding sodium/hydrogen exchanger (product inferred by homology to UniProt), producing the protein MNIFLSLFIIFFFGFLGGYLFEKIKIPKIIFYIVLGILIGPSLLNIADENLLSISSYLRQIALVIILTRSGLSLDLSTLKKIGRPAFLMCFVPASFEILGITIFGPILLKISYLEAMLLGSVLAAVSPAIVAPRMINLINEGYGKKHHVPELILAGSSCDDIFVIVLFYSFKSLVSSNSFDAWTLSQIPISIITGVILGLLGGIIMLFIISKFNINNVGNVIIMLGISFGMITLENFLKVYFSISSLLAIIVMAIIIRFKKKDKAEQIQKTYNSLWNGFEILLFTLVGIATEVKYAFSKEGAIIIGLIFIALIFRSIGVIISILFTKYSWKEKIFIVISYMPKATVQASIGGIALAENLPCGTIVLIAAVISILITAPLGSFLIDNLYKRLLIKDLE; encoded by the coding sequence ATGAACATATTTTTATCATTATTTATCATCTTCTTTTTTGGATTTTTAGGAGGATATCTTTTTGAAAAAATTAAAATTCCAAAAATAATTTTTTATATTGTTTTGGGTATTTTAATAGGACCTTCTTTGCTTAATATTGCCGATGAAAATCTATTGAGTATTTCTTCTTATTTACGTCAAATTGCTTTGGTTATAATATTGACTAGAAGTGGGTTATCATTAGATTTAAGTACTTTGAAAAAAATAGGAAGACCAGCTTTTTTAATGTGTTTTGTACCGGCTAGTTTTGAAATATTAGGAATTACAATCTTTGGCCCAATTCTATTGAAAATATCTTATTTAGAAGCAATGCTTTTAGGATCGGTTCTTGCAGCTGTATCTCCAGCAATTGTTGCTCCTCGAATGATCAATTTAATCAATGAAGGGTATGGAAAAAAACATCATGTTCCTGAATTGATCTTAGCTGGTTCTTCTTGCGATGATATTTTTGTTATTGTTTTGTTTTATTCTTTTAAAAGTTTAGTTAGTAGCAATTCTTTTGATGCTTGGACTTTATCTCAAATTCCTATAAGTATTATTACGGGTGTAATATTAGGACTTTTAGGTGGAATAATTATGCTTTTCATTATTTCAAAATTTAATATTAATAACGTAGGAAATGTGATAATAATGTTGGGAATTTCTTTTGGAATGATAACTTTAGAAAATTTTTTGAAGGTATATTTTAGTATCTCTTCATTGCTAGCAATAATTGTTATGGCAATTATAATTAGATTTAAGAAAAAGGATAAAGCTGAGCAAATTCAAAAAACTTATAATTCTCTATGGAATGGTTTTGAAATACTATTATTTACACTTGTTGGAATAGCTACAGAAGTCAAATATGCTTTTTCTAAAGAAGGTGCTATTATAATTGGATTGATTTTTATCGCTTTAATTTTTAGAAGTATTGGAGTTATTATTTCTATTTTGTTTACCAAATATTCTTGGAAAGAAAAAATATTTATTGTAATTTCTTATATGCCAAAAGCAACTGTTCAAGCTTCAATTGGAGGTATTGCTTTAGCCGAAAATCTTCCTTGTGGTACAATCGTTTTAATTGCGGCAGTAATATCTATTTTAATAACTGCTCCTTTGGGATCTTTCTTAATTGATAATTTATACAAAAGATTATTAATTAAAGATTTGGAATAA
- a CDS encoding putative uncharacterized protein (product inferred by homology to UniProt): MKDLIKAREEIDLIDTEIIRLFEKRMDIVKDVAIYKIANKLPVLDSSRENAMLEKNINKIKNEEYKKYYEKVLKGFLEASKDMQKELLK, from the coding sequence ATGAAAGATTTAATTAAAGCACGTGAAGAAATAGATTTGATAGATACAGAGATAATTAGATTATTCGAAAAAAGAATGGATATTGTAAAAGATGTTGCAATTTATAAAATTGCCAATAAATTACCTGTATTGGATTCTTCAAGAGAAAATGCAATGTTAGAAAAAAATATAAATAAAATCAAAAATGAAGAATACAAGAAGTATTATGAGAAAGTTTTAAAAGGATTTCTCGAAGCTAGTAAAGATATGCAAAAAGAACTTCTTAAATAA
- a CDS encoding divalent anion:Na+ symporter (DASS) family transporter (product inferred by homology to UniProt) → MIFCARKNNMKLKDNKIYRMIIIPICVVLCFFGRFIPIPNLSGDAVGVLSIFLGSLILWLTIGIDWPSLLCIFSLSFLENLSFAKVFSSSFGNSTFIFLLFTFICTYALSKTSLIKRVAIYFINLKLARKNDYWFTFLFLSAVLILGLFISPSVLFVIILPILNEIFELANIEKEDKIAKILMLGLAFTVSISSGMTPIAHVFPILAMNAANITISPIAYMGLAIPVGLVTFLLMLVVFRIFLKIDENKLSKVDISKLKENLEKVSKKDIFTVSIFGIVILLWIIPSLFKEISPAFYNFINQYGTAMPPLLGTLLLCIIRIDDKPIIKIDDAFKNGVPWGSLIMCAATLVLGSALTNDAIGIKTFLQNSLGNSLGNIPEILLLIIFIVWAAIQTNLSSNMVTATLVATIASSIMMNMPSSSLNINAVICLIGMMSSFAFATPPSMPHIAITAGSEYCTTKDVLIYGSTVMAISVLAALLIGYPLGLLLV, encoded by the coding sequence ATGATATTCTGCGCAAGAAAAAATAATATGAAATTAAAAGATAATAAAATTTATAGGATGATTATCATTCCTATCTGTGTTGTACTTTGTTTTTTTGGGAGATTTATTCCTATTCCTAATTTATCTGGCGATGCTGTAGGAGTTTTAAGTATATTTCTTGGCTCTTTAATTCTTTGGTTGACAATAGGTATTGATTGGCCGAGTTTGCTTTGTATTTTTTCGTTAAGTTTTTTAGAAAACCTTTCTTTTGCTAAAGTATTTTCATCGAGTTTTGGAAATTCTACATTTATATTTCTTCTATTCACGTTTATATGTACTTATGCATTATCTAAAACCTCTTTGATAAAAAGAGTAGCTATTTATTTTATCAATTTAAAACTGGCGAGAAAGAATGATTATTGGTTTACATTTTTGTTTTTATCAGCTGTTTTAATTTTGGGATTATTTATTTCACCATCAGTTTTGTTCGTTATTATTTTACCGATATTAAATGAAATATTTGAACTAGCAAACATAGAAAAAGAAGATAAAATAGCTAAAATTTTAATGCTTGGTTTGGCTTTTACAGTTTCAATAAGCAGTGGCATGACTCCTATTGCTCATGTTTTTCCTATTCTTGCTATGAATGCGGCGAATATAACAATTTCTCCTATAGCATATATGGGTTTAGCAATTCCAGTAGGTTTAGTTACATTTTTACTTATGCTTGTTGTCTTTAGGATATTTTTAAAAATTGATGAAAATAAGTTGAGTAAGGTGGATATTTCAAAATTAAAAGAAAATTTAGAAAAAGTAAGCAAAAAGGATATATTTACAGTAAGTATATTTGGAATAGTTATTCTTCTTTGGATTATTCCTTCCTTATTTAAAGAAATTTCTCCAGCGTTTTATAATTTTATAAATCAATATGGTACTGCTATGCCACCATTGCTAGGTACTTTATTATTATGTATTATACGTATAGATGATAAACCTATAATTAAAATCGATGATGCTTTTAAAAATGGAGTACCTTGGGGAAGTTTAATAATGTGTGCCGCAACATTAGTTTTAGGCAGTGCTCTAACAAATGATGCTATCGGTATAAAAACTTTTTTACAAAATAGTTTAGGAAATTCTTTAGGAAATATTCCAGAAATATTATTATTAATTATTTTTATTGTCTGGGCAGCAATTCAAACTAACTTATCTTCAAATATGGTTACAGCAACTTTAGTAGCGACAATAGCTTCATCAATTATGATGAATATGCCTTCTTCTTCTTTGAATATCAATGCTGTTATCTGTTTGATAGGAATGATGTCGAGTTTTGCTTTTGCAACTCCACCATCAATGCCACATATTGCGATAACTGCAGGAAGTGAATATTGTACGACAAAAGATGTTTTAATATATGGATCAACAGTTATGGCTATATCTGTTTTAGCAGCATTATTAATCGGATATCCGTTAGGTTTATTATTGGTATGA